A genomic segment from Brassica oleracea var. oleracea cultivar TO1000 unplaced genomic scaffold, BOL UnpScaffold01000, whole genome shotgun sequence encodes:
- the LOC106320655 gene encoding uncharacterized protein LOC106320655, which produces MFSKKATSSKGSSSKGSSSKGSSSEGSTTDHSPIVVNTVWDQDNAKLPPSPYQITNLRGFIEMSLKRINPRFQLGELVATGSKNLFFPPDIEYRRLSRRNMLCEGDPKSPNCYDFIVEDDDSNEVKVMRNTDIADMEIIKDIILRAHGKEKHILILAGDKDYLHLIQQFTLGTGIAFMLAVNDVADPRLLNAPCTILRWNSVVYGQNPFA; this is translated from the exons atgttttcGAAAAAAGCAACTTCTTCTAAGGGTTCTAGCTCCAAGGGTTCCAGCTCCAAGGGTTCCAGCTCCGAGGGATCTACCACTGACCATAGTCCCATTGTGGTCAATACTGTGTGGGACCAAGATAACGCGAAGCTACCTCCTTCCCCCTACCAGATTACTAACCTTAGAGGTTTCATCGAGATGTCATTGAAGAGAATAAACCCAAGATTTCAGTTGGGTGAATTAGTCGCAACTGGCTCCAAAAACCTTTTCTTTCCTCCTGATATCGAATATCGCCGACTCAGTAGAAGAAACATGTTGTGTGAAGGTGATCCAAAATCACCTAACTGTTATGATTTCATCGTAGAAGATGACGACAGCAACGAAG taAAAGTAATGAGAAATACTGATATCGCGGATATGGAAATAATCAAGGACATAATCTTGAGAGCCCATGGAAAGGAGAAGCATATCTTGATTCTCGCCGGGGACAAGGATTATCTACATCTCATTCAGCAATTTACACTTGGTACTGGTATAGCATTTATGTTAGCAGTAAACGATGTGGCTGACCCGCGACTTCTTAATGCACCATGCACAATTTTACGATGGAATTCTGTGGTTTATGGACAAAATCCTTTTGCATGA